Below is a genomic region from Patagioenas fasciata isolate bPatFas1 chromosome 5, bPatFas1.hap1, whole genome shotgun sequence.
AGGAACCCAGCACATGAGGGCAGGTCCtagtgctgctcacctggggaTGTTCAGGAAGACCAGGCACTGGGGCTTCAGGTCCTGGATCTTGGAGGTCAGGTCTGTCCCATCACACTGGAGACAGCACAGGGGTGTTCAGGCTGCTGAATGAGGGGGCCTGGCCCACCCTACCCACTTGGGAGGAAATCgcctcccctctttcctccctacAGTGCCTGTCTTCCAAGGCAGGGGAAGCTGATGCTCCCAAGGAAGACATCCTCTCCCCAACCCAGAGACACTCCATGTGCTCCTTGCCCCTCCACAGCCCACCCCCTTCCCTGGCTCACAGCACCCCTGCACACTCACAACCAACTTGACATGCTTCGCCAAGTCCTTGGAGCTCCCAGCGAGGAAGTCAGAGAAGGCTGTCTGTCAAGACAAGAGACACTGTTAGCATCCAGATGTGCACCAAAATGAGAAGCCAGGAAGCCTGCCACCGACTTTCAGACCTCAGTTGTTGAGAGGAgcaaatcccttccttgtccacTGGCAGAAGCCCTCTTCTCTCCCCCTACCAAAACAACCTGATCCATACCTCTGATCAATTTGCCTACCAAAAACCTTGAGGCACCTCAGTTTCAGTAACACCTTCCAGTACTCCCTTATCAGCCCAGTCCCAGGTTTAGGGAAGGTGAGTCACCTTCAGGGAGAGACTCAAGTCACAAGAGACAAATTCAGTCTCAAGCTGTAATGAAGTACCACGAAACAGAGCTGATGTGACATCAGGACAGCAAGGCCTCTCTTACACAGATCATAGAGTGCCATTTAGGTTTAACTGTACAGAGAGGATAGGAACCATAAGCAGGAGAGATGTGAGATCATGCAGAGCAGCACTGGCCCTTCAGTATTGCTGAAATACCCATCACTCAGTCACCTGGGTAAGGAGGTACACTGAGGACGGGGAGATGGATGAACAAAGGCAACACTGAGGCACAAAGCTCTAGAGGTGAGATACAGGAGGGCAGCATAATTAGCCAGGGAGCTGCAACTGCCCCAAGGTATAAAAGAAAAGACCAAAGTAGCATGGGGACTCTATGGAAAGGCTTCCCATTCCTCTGCAGAGGGGACAGCCTGCCCCCTGACAGCTCCGGGGAGGTCCCGGCGGGTGACCATCAGTGAGCCAGAAAACAAGAACAATAGTGGCAGGAGATCAAGACAGCAACTGCACCACAGGCCAGAGAGCAAGCTGTACCGCCAGCAGCACTGGCAGCCaaagaggagctgcagctcccagggcTGCAGCCTTTCTGCAGCTTCAGGGGGAGCCTCAGCTTGGCCTCACATGGAGGCCCGTGTTAACTTGGATGAGTGAGCTGAGGGTGCGGACGGGAGCTGCGGCCATACCCATGCTCCAGCTGATGCTAAGGCTGCTAATGAAAGCATGCACAGATATCCTCCACACACTCACCCCAGCATAGAACATTTTATTCCGAAACCGGCTGTTGAACTTCTCTGGGTTGGCCtctaggaaaaggagaaaaaagtccaGGTCATTGGCCTGCACACAGAAATACTTCACTTGCCAGGTCTCCCCAGACACAGCTCTGCAGCCAGTCTTGGCTGGGAGGCATCCCCCAGCTCCCTTCCCACGCAGGGACCCCTCTTGCCACTCTGCAgcctccacttgctcctcacatTTTACCTCCAGGCCTGTCCCTGGGGCAATCCTCTTGTTCATTTTCCTGAGGAACGTTTTATGGGCGCACCTCTCGGGCACTTCCTCACCACAGACCCTGCCCCTGCCTTGCCACCCCCCGTACCTCTGGATTCATGGAACTCCAGTGTCACCCGCGCATCAAAGCCAAGGCTGAAGTAGTTATTAAAGACATCCAAGGGGAGCTGAAATGGAAAAGAGGAATAAGGATGAGGCCGCCAGTGTATAGCCCCAGCAAAGACGAGGTCAGGCTATAGCAGAGCCACGTATGCTGCTCAGGAGGCTGAGGAAGTGTACTTGTCTTCTCCCCAGGAAAATACAGAGGTCACCAGCCTGAGACGATGGATTGGCCCCTGGCTCCTAGGGGTAAAGGATGTAGCCCAAGGGGACAAACCTTGCTCTCTCACCCATGTTTCTCCTAAAGAACCAGTCTCAGAGGAGACTGGGCTTACACCTGTTGCAAGCTGTGGTTAAAAACCTCTGTTAGACATTCAATTCTGATCTCTACACATCTCATCATGAGTGCTGTGGGTTACAGCCATGAGAAGAGGAGTGGAAGTGAAGAAGGGAGAGTGAAACACCAACCCAATGCTGTAGCCCCAGGTGCTGGGACAGCCTGAGCCAGTGGTTGAAGAAGAACGCAGACCCCCAGTGCAGGGAATGAACACAGAGTGGAGGTATCCCACCTTGTCTGTGGCCACCTCATCCTTTTCCTCAGGGTTTGCATCAGGATTTGGCTCCACATGGAGGTTCCAGCGATCCAGCTGCACAATGTTCCCATCTTCCACATGCGACAGAATCTTGGACAGAGGCTCATCTGTGTAACCCTGGTGAAGAGCAAGACTTGGTAAGTCTCCTACCTGCCTCCTGCAGAGATGCCTGAGGGATAGTGGGCTTTGGGAAGACATCCCAGAACAAAAAGATGTGGAAAAGATTGATTTCACTTGAATGCACAACAAAGCATGACTTTAAGTTTAAAACAATACATATTCCTTCTGAAGATCTCCCAAAGTTAGAAATAAGAATTGCTTTTGTTAATGTCCTATTAGATTACAATCTAATGCAGAATAATTCAAAAGTCAGAGGAACAGTAACATCCAAATGGCACTTATTTGTTGGTCTGTATTCAGGGAAAGTCAAAACACACAGCACATGCAAATCCCCATCCATATGTCTGGAACTGGAGTCGAGGCGCTCACCCCGCTCTGACAGCAGCAGGCTCTTGTGCCCATCACTCACCCCACCCCAGTTCAGCGTCCTGGCCAAGTCGTTCCCTGTCCCCAAAGGTAGGATGGCCACAGGAGGAGGTGGGTTAAGGTGTAACTCGTCCAGAATGGAGAGTATCCAGCCCACCTGCTCAAGCAAAAGAGCACAAAGAAACAGCTGGTTATTTCATGGACTGGCAGGCAGGCGGAGGTGACTGAGAGCACTAGTGATGGCAGAAGGGCAGAGACAGGGTCACCTTGGCCACCACCAAGGCTATTCAGTCCTAAATGCTCCTAGCAGGTGCTGCAGGAGATACCACTAACCCAGTGAGGACACTGGCCCCCCCAAAGGGCTAGAAATCCAGAGAGGCCACAGACAAGCACTCCCTGGAGCAGTGCAAGAGGAATCTTGCCTTATCAATGTCACCAGCTGGACCACGGACACAGTGGGCACATTTTGCCCCATTCTGGATTACATACAGCAAGCAGGGCTGCTGCTGGCACTGGCAGGACCTAGGGCGAAGGGCACTGCAGGCATGAAGGGGCTGGGGGACTCACCGTGCCATCTCCCCCGCACGCCAGGATCCGGAGGTTGTGGACCTTGCGGTACAGCTCTAGTCTGCAGGGAATGGAGTGGGTAAGGAGGGGAGGGCAAAGGCACCATAGGTGTtacacagtggctgcagggctcCCTGCCCACGCAGAGCCCGTGGCATTCACGAAAGCAcgtgtgtccccctccccatcaccacAGCAGTTCACAGCAGTGGGCAAAGCCACAGCAACTTTCGCTTCACCAGCTCTTGCGTAGGAAGAGCAGGGTGTCCACAGTCCACATACATGGAGATAAGCCGAAACGCAGTAAGGAGACAACACTCAAGTGACATTAATGGAACATAATGAATTAGATTTGGGAATGCCACCCCACAGCTGGTCTCTTTGCCACTAGCCTTATGATTAGACCAGCCCTCCAGCAGGAAATGCTGACCAACTGCAAGGTATCCTAGAGAGATCTCTCAAAGTATGAAATCATTGGGACTCTTTGTGCAAGGTATCTATGGAGCATCCAGCCTTCACAAGCCATGGGAAGAACTCGAAGAGAAATATGTGGAGCAGAGATGGTGGAGAGAAAGGTGCTGCTCCCATCAGTACTCACGCCTCCTTGGGTCCACCCTGGCTGAGGTCGAAAACTTGCCGTGGGTTGAGATACCACATGAAGGACTGGATGATCTTGGCTCCCTGTCAGGACAAGGAAGACTTCAGCAGGGAACAGGAGAAGGCACCTGGTCCTGAGGACAGGCCAAGACAATAGCATCCTGGGGAGGACTCAGAAAAAGCCTGGCCTAGGTGGAAATTTCCAGGCAGCAAACTAGCATTGTGGGGGTTGCCTTGCATCTTCTGCAGCTGACACATCACCAAAACCATGCTCAATACTTAGTAGTCAAATGGAAAtgcccccacacagctgctttcTCAGGGAGATGTAGGACAAAGCCATACCTGATTCCCACCACTCTTGGGGTTCACAAATACCAGCAAGGGCTTCATGAGAGGAGCTGGCATGGGCTTGATGACAAAAGGTTTCCACCTCCCTTCCTGCAAGAGACAGCACAGGTCCTTCAACAAATGCAGGGAAATGCAAACTCCTACCTCCAGCTAAGCCCTAACATCACGCACAGTCAGGAATGGGTGGAACATAATGTCCCAGTCACCCCGCAAGCCTCATAGCTGGGATTTGCCCTGCCAGCAGGCACCCTGCCCCCACCTCACCCTCCTTAACCGCAGTGCAGACCCTGCAAAGCCCCCTTTTCTTCTGATCCTGCTCCTCGCTGCCCAGCCTCTGTACCCTTCCAAGACAAGGGcgttccctgtccccccatctctTACCTCGGCCCCCTTTTTGCTGGATTTCCGCTTGAATGatgtcctcttcttcttcttacTAGATTTCAGTGGATtctagagagaaaagaaaaaaaccaaagaactTGGTGAGGAGCTGCTGGGCAAGCAGGAGTTGTGCAAAAGCCGCAAGAGCTGAGGTGGGTTACCTGGGGCCGTCGGACCCGCAGAATCCAGGTGGGAGGAACGACAACAGCAGCATGAGCCCCCAGTGAGCAGGGCTCTTCGATGTGTTGCAGCATGAAACATGAGACTTTGCTGTGATactggggaaggagaagagacagagagaaaatgcAGCTGCTCAGTTTGTTGGGGACAGTCAACTTCTGCTCCTCCCAGCTCCCCCATGCCAGTGCAGGGAGTGCTGGAGGAAACCACACAGAAATTTTGTAATGGGAAAGCAATGAGGAGAAAGTTTCTCATAGGAACTCCCAGCTACCACAGTACAGCCCCTCCTAGTAAGAGGAGCTGTTAAGGGCAGGCTGCAGAGAAGCAGCCCAGGGAGTCCCAGCAGAAAGCAGAGGTCATTAGATGCAGAGTAGGCTGGTAAGACATTCAAGCGGGTCTTTGCTCACCGCTTGCTTgcaccaggaacagctgatggctaCAATCTCTTTACTGTGGAAGGCAAACTTCTGCTGGAAACCCTGCGGAGTGAAAGTTAAGAGGCTTAGGGAATTCCCTTCTACAATCCCAACAGGACTTTCCCACCACCAAGAGAGACGTTAATAAAGAAAGCATGCCCACAGTTGGAGCCCTCTGGATCCCTGTCAGATAGCCCAAACCACCACTATGGCACTAGGGAGGCCACTGCGCTCTGTAGGGGTGTCCCTATTGCCCAAGGAAAGCATGCAAGGACGACAGTCCCCTCCAGGACTGATCTGGCCCAGGGGGAGAACAACTCCATGCACTTATGCAGCGCTTCACTGTGCAGAACAGGGCACGTGTTTTGGTGTTGCTGTAGACTGTTGCTGCCAAACAGAATAGTGAGATGTCTTTGGTCCCCAGTCCTGTTCTTATCTCTGGTTTGACCTCAGCTTTCTTTTaggctcagaaagaaaaaaaaaaaaagccctcttaCCTTGCCACACTGCCGGCATTTCCCTTCCTGCCGCCTCCGGTGTACCCAGTGATGCCGGACAACTATGGGCtaaatggaaaagcaaaaaataattttaaaaaaagaaagtgaaaggCTCAGTGTGTGAGAGAAGGCAGGAACAGGCAGGAGGAACAGACCCAGGCCAGCCAGGACCTCTGCTCTTGGAGCACGCCCGTTGCTCACGTGCACAAGTCCCAACCCTCTGGGAGAAGGCAAAAGTAAGTGAAGGACAAGTAAAGGAGCTGGACTAAGAGTGACATGGGAAGGAGGGCTGCACAGCAGGAGAAGCaaaggaagaacagaaagaaacatttaaagCAAATGGTGAAAGCTTCACCTTACCAGGTCACACTGGCATTTCTGAGCAAGTAGCACTGGGTTTGAGTACCTATTGCCTCCTGCGTCTGCTGTGCCCACACAAACACAGTGTAGGGGCAGCAGCTGTGTGACCACAGTGGCCCACGACTGAGCCATCCACACCTATCCCAGACCACTGTGTGGGCTACTCTGGCTCCACAGGCTGGAGGGTGAAGCACAAAGGCTGACAGGTGATTCCACCAGCACAGTTCAGCAGACAGGTCTCAGGCCACCGCTTATGCCCAGCATATTAAAACATGGACTCAAGGAgtctgacagcaccactgtgggcatCCTCCACTGCTACCTGGAGTATCTGCAGCACCCAGGTCAGGGCTGAGTGATAAACCAAGAAGTGAGCCCATATTGCTCCCTTCCAAATTGTGGGAGACTTGGGGACATGCTATTTGTCACAGCTTCCTCTATTTGCTTGGGGACCAGCAGAAGGGGGAAACAACTCTCCCAGAAAACACTGTTTTCAGGCTCATCAAATGCAGATGCAGGAGCTTTAGAACATGCAAACCAAGAGATGCtctacatttgctgcctgtgagctcCTCACTCCTCGCACCCAGTCTCCACTGCTGCGTTGCAAAGAAACATCCCTTTTACTGTACCACCCCCTTGGAGCCAGGAGTGCATGATGCCTGTACTCTGATGGGCAACGTGCTGGCAGCATCTGACATCTTTGCCACTGAAATGGAAAAGTGGAGGGCAGATGTGGGCAGCACCCGAGGCACATCTCTCACCTCCCGTACATTCCGGGATCCTGACTCCCTGAAGGAAGGTTTGCAGCGGAAATTTATCTGTAGATTGAACACACATGACAGGAATCAGTAAAATCATCATACCCAAAGAAAATCTACTGGAGTTGACTTTACTCCAGGCCCAAAGCCTCTGGAGGTGTTTGGTGCTTGCCATGAAACCCCTCATATATCTCTGTTACTGAACAAAACAGGGCCTGGGGTCCCAAACAAGTCACTAGATGCTCCTTTTAGTATTGCCTCCTCAGAAGACCCCTCTTTGGAATGACAAATTCCAGTTCCCCAGTCTTCTTGTGTTACACTACCTAAGAGGAAGAGCTGCCCAGAAAAAGGCTGATAAAGCTTTGCAAGCCACAGAGAGGTCTTAACAGGCTCTACTCACTTTCTCCAGCTGTTCAATGCAGGGTGTATGCACTACAATCTTGCAGGCTGCACACTTACGCCTGGAGAGAGGTTTTTGCTGGAGGATgagaataaaagaggaaaaacgtGTGTAAATAACAGCATTCAGAAGCCAGCAGGCTCAGCCTCCCGTCACATCTCCTTCATATATTTCAGGATGCAGAACAAGTCCTATAGGAAAGTTAGACACCATCTAGACTCGTTGCAAGTGAAGGGATCTAAGCAAGTGCCTAGAGCAGATGCTTTCAAGTCTGGGACAGAGCAAGGAAGTGCTCTCCTACTGTCCTGTCCTGCAGTCCTTGTCCTCTTCTGACATTGCCTGAGAGCACCATAGAAAATGGTCTGTGAGGTGCTCACAGGGCTCCCATGGTAGCCCCATGGACAGGCACAGGAGGGCATCAGTGCTCCACGTACAGCACCACAAGCAGGACTGAAGCCTGAAAGCTGGGAGGGAGGACTGCAGCAACCCTGTAAGAGCAGTGCTGCCTGCAGGGTCAGGAGGCACCAGGCCTGTGTCTCTAGAGTTCACTTTTCTCCTCTGTTGAAAGAAGATTTAGATTGCCCCTCTAAGGGTGTAGAATTCCAGCAGTCTCTCCCTGGTATATCATCATATCACCTCTGGGCAAGCAGTAACCCTGCATCAGGTTCCCATTGCAAACTGAGCACCAGTGCTGGCAGAGATTGGGGATGTAGCCCTCCAGCAGGCAGAGGTAAAAGGACACAATCCCTGCCTTGGCAGCCCCCCAGACTCCTGCATGTCCCCGAGCAGAAAAACCTTTGTGGTGGCCCTGCTGGGCAGCAGTACAGCCTGCACCTGCAGCCCTTGCCAGGCGGCAGGTGACCCCCAGTGACTCACCAGCATCTTTGCCATACAGTTCTGCTCCCCAACGTAGCAGAAGTCCCCAGAGACATTGGTTTCAAACCAGATGTGCTCCCCATAGACAGCAGTCTCCTGAAAGGCACAAGACAACATCTCTGAGAGCACTTCCAGATGGGCATCTGAGGCCCTAAAACGCTTTGTGTGAGGGACAAGATACTGGAGAATGCTGGGGGGTGGGAAGTCGGAGCTAGGTGTAGGCCAGGAGACAGGATGCACAGAACAACCAGGGTCAACATCTGGACAGAGGAAACCTCACAGAGCTGCTGCCATGGACCACCTCTTGGAAACAAGAAGGTCCCAGGAAACCACCTCCAAGACCTACAGCCAAGAGGCAGTGTCCTGCACAGGGCAGCTGCTTTCATCTCTCCCTGAGAGAAGACATCAGGGCAAATTCAATGCAGGGGACTCTCCTGAAACAGCTTCTGTTCTAGGATGTCAGGGTGCACCTTGAAACCTGCTGGGCTTTCCCTGCAAAGGAGCAGGGCTTGCTCCCGCTGCTTGGCCCCAGCTACCAGAAGACCTCGGCTGCCAGAAGCAGAAGAGCTGGCAGTGGAGCAGCTATGCCATCCTCCCAGGAACCACCTGTGCCTGCACAGACTCTCCTTGCAGCATCAAGGGGTTCTGCCAGCAGCACAGATGCTGGCACCAGCTGGTGGCAAGCAGGGAAGCCATAAATGTGTCATAGCCAAAGTCACCTGGGAAGCCTCAGCCCAGGAGGAGCCTGCTGCTTCTTGGCTGGGAGCTCATTCCAGGCAACACCCATCAAAACGTGCTACAACTTACGCTCCAGTCCACAGTGTTGCGTATCTGCCTCTCCGAGTCGCTCCTCAGGGCTAGTGCCGGGTTTGGCTGGGCTACCATGTGCTGGAGGCTGGACTTGGCAATAGCTTTCCTGGAAGACACAGGAGGGTTGGCTATTAGATCAGGGGAGAAGGCATATGGGCAAAGCACAACCTGCTTCTAGAATGGACAGTGAGACTGAAGTAGAAAAGCACCCTCAGGACCAAGTGGCTGGAAGTGAGACAAACCTCCAGCACCCCTGACCAAGGAATACGCAATCCTGGGAGGCAGCCCTGTGGGCCAAAGAGGTGCTGGCCACATTGCTGATGGCTCAGCTAAAGATACCCTGTACCCGGCAAAAGGCACAGCCTGGGCCTGCTGGGTCAAAGCCCTTGGTGATGACAGATCTGTTACAAAACAGCCTGGGACACTCCACCGAGCTGTGGAGCTGCCTTTGTAGAGACAACCCAGAGCCCTTGTTCCCCACAGCTCTCCCAGGTGAAGGCACCTCAGAGCCTGGGATGTTTTCGGGGACCAGTACAACCAGCTGGAAAAAAAGCAGTCATCTGTTCGGGGCTAGTGAGCTTCTCCCAGATGTGCTAGCATGGAGGAAAGGAACAGCAGAACTGGCCAGCTGGAGAAAGTGTGTATCTCCAGCCCACGGCCAGGTTGCACAGACAGCATCACAGCCAGCGCTGGCCCCAGTGTGAGATGCTCAGGAACACGAGCAGCACAGtgccccttccctccttccttgtcAAGCCTGGGTCTGCACCCAGTCTCCCCACCCCGAGGCATCCCTCACTGTTGCCGCCGCCATACATACAGCAGCCGGGGGCTCCAGCCGTTCGGGGCGGCGTGGTGGGCGGGCTCAGGCCCCAGGCAATCGGGGAGGGCGGCAGAGTGGTGCCCGGTGCTTTCCGGCCCCGCGCAGGACTGGGCCAGCAGCCGCGGGCGGCCGGCGGTGAGCGGCCCGGCAGGCCGCGGGGCGTCGCTGGAGCGCCGGCGCTGGCTGAGGCGGCGGTAGCGGCCCTGCAAGCCGTAGGCGGCCCGGCCGTACGCGCACTCGGTGGGCAGGCGGTGGGAGGAGACGCGGCGCAGGCACCGGGGACCCCGCGACAGCAGCCCGGCCTGGAGCGGCCGCAGACGGGGCAGCATGGCCAGCCAGCGCTCCTCGGCACAGCGCTCGCCTCGGCCCCGCTCGGCGCCATCGCCGCCATCCTCCGGAGATTCGGAGCCGGAGCTGTCGGTGCGGGGCGCCCCGCCCCCCTCTCCGGTGGGGACGAGGCTGGCCAGCAGGACGGAGGGACCCATCAAATGGGCGTCGATGGCTCGTCCCCGGCCCCCCCGCTTCGTTTGGACGGCGAACCTCGGGCTGAGGCAGGGCGGCGTGGTGctggagcggcggcggggcccggggcggGGTCGGCGGGGCAAGCCCAGGCAGGAGAGCGCGGGTAGCGGGGCGGCCGAGCCGCGGCGGCGCTGGGCCAGCGAGGCGGAGGGCAGCCCGGCCTGCGAGCGGCGCCGCGCCTTGCCCGTGGGCACGGCCACCGCACTGGCACGGCGCGGCCCCTTCCTCCCGAAGCGCCACCTGAAAAAGGTTTCCATCGGACCCAGACGGTGGCTGTTAACAGAGACCAGGAATTAAATAGGCTCCTCTGTGAGTTCCCGGGCTGGGCTACAGGGCTCAGGGCAGGGGACAGAGGGCAGAAGTGGAAAGCAGGGAACATGCGATGCCACCCAGGGTGCGTGGCAGGGCTGGGACCCACTTGTTGGGAAGATGCACCACTGGGGCTCCTCCTTGCTCCTTGAATTTCACAGCTCAGACCAGGGTGCTGCAATCGCAGGGTGGGTGTCACTGCCTGGGTGACACTGCCCCTGCATCCCCTGCTCACGGCTGCGGTATCAGCAGAGCCCCTGCAGTCCTGGTGACCATCCCCACCTCTCTCCTGGTGCTGGTCCACCCGGTTTCCCCATGGGAACCACTCTGGCTAAGCACCAGCCTCATCACATTTTCAGCAAATAGAAAATGAGCCTTTGCAAATCctaaagaagaaaaccaaacaggCAAGTAAAAGCAGGCAGGCAGATTTAGTAGAAGCTGACTGGGAGAGCTGGAGGCTGGAAGAGCTGGAGTAGTCTGCAGGAAAGCTAGGAAAATCATCCCATCCCTCCTGTGTAAAACTTCCCTGTCCTGGTGGAAAGAGCTTTACCGAGGCTGTTGAGCTTTCCCTGCCCAGCCTGAGGGCAGGTTGACAGGCTGCCCAGACGTTGCAGCAGTTTGTGGAAagccccaggacacaggtggAAGGTCCTACAGCAGTTTCAGTGCTGGCAGTTTGGCATGCAAAAGCTGGGGTGGAAGGGGCTGAATCTGGCTTGCTCCAGCACTCCCCTCCTCTGAGCTAGTGCTTCGCTTCCCACTCTGCAGCCTCTGCCTCACTCAGACACTAGAGAGGATTTATTTGaggtctatttaaaaaaaaacaccaaggcCCACAGTTTGGTAGAAGCAAATTTCTCACTCTTCATTTGCTCCCAATGCAGGGGACTGATCATGGCagcctgcaggcacacacaagcCACCACTGTCACTCTCAACAATTTGTATGCTGTACAAGGCAGCTCCTCTACACATCACAGGGGTACTGGCACACCACTCACCACTGCACTATGGATGGCATCTGCTGCACTCGCTTCTACCTTCCTCCCTTCTCATGCTCTTTTATGCACTTGCTTGCAGGCCAGCAACACCAGAGGACCTTCAGAAGAACACCCTGTCCCAAACCTCCACTGCCCTGAGGTCCACGCAAACAGGCAAATTTGTCAGATGCTTCCCTTTTTTCTTCGGGATATGCATGTACAATGGGACATATGTGTTGTTTTCTGAActgcaaactgaagcttttgcttAGTGCTGGTACCACAAGCAACCCATTGGGCTGTACCTCTGTTTCTTCTGGACGAGCACACAGCTGAGTTGGTATTTTTGGAGAAGGTCAGGCTTGGTTGGGTCTCCTCCAGCCTGATACACAACAAACTTATTGCCACGTCTGTGTAAA
It encodes:
- the DGKZ gene encoding diacylglycerol kinase zeta isoform X3, which produces MEAARSPPPGGSSSSSSSSSTAASSSAAGASGGAEPERGPPPLGRRHSNKRFTGLRLFGRRKAIAKSSLQHMVAQPNPALALRSDSERQIRNTVDWSETAVYGEHIWFETNVSGDFCYVGEQNCMAKMLQKPLSRRKCAACKIVVHTPCIEQLEKINFRCKPSFRESGSRNVREPIVVRHHWVHRRRQEGKCRQCGKGFQQKFAFHSKEIVAISCSWCKQAYHSKVSCFMLQHIEEPCSLGAHAAVVVPPTWILRVRRPQNPLKSSKKKKRTSFKRKSSKKGAEEGRWKPFVIKPMPAPLMKPLLVFVNPKSGGNQGAKIIQSFMWYLNPRQVFDLSQGGPKEALELYRKVHNLRILACGGDGTVGWILSILDELHLNPPPPVAILPLGTGNDLARTLNWGGGYTDEPLSKILSHVEDGNIVQLDRWNLHVEPNPDANPEEKDEVATDKLPLDVFNNYFSLGFDARVTLEFHESREANPEKFNSRFRNKMFYAGTAFSDFLAGSSKDLAKHVKLVCDGTDLTSKIQDLKPQCLVFLNIPRYCAGTMPWGNPGEHHDFEPQRHDDGCIEVIGFTMTSLAALQVGGHGERLCQCRQVVLTTAKAIPMQVDGEPCKLAASNIHISLRNQANMVQKTKRRNSMPLLNDQQPVPERLRIRVSRISMHDYEALHYDKEKLKEASVPLGIIVVPGDSDLELCRTQIERLQEEGDGAKPKTLSSQKLSPKWCFLDSTTADRFYRIDRAQEHLNYVTEISQDELYVLDPELVITQTVGTSPAMPDLVDSSATPTGHLFAFPSSSSTSPSSPAPSAEPAHCLSHKDDPLIEAAKSSNFCKFQELHRAGRDLMVRDSSGQTVLHHAVKSGSKDIVKYIIENAPSEILDATEEENGETSLHQAAALRQRTICHYIVEAGASLMKTDLQGDTPKHRAEKANDPDLAAYLENRQHYQMIQREDQETAV
- the DGKZ gene encoding diacylglycerol kinase zeta isoform X1; this encodes METFFRWRFGRKGPRRASAVAVPTGKARRRSQAGLPSASLAQRRRGSAAPLPALSCLGLPRRPRPGPRRRSSTTPPCLSPRFAVQTKRGGRGRAIDAHLMGPSVLLASLVPTGEGGGAPRTDSSGSESPEDGGDGAERGRGERCAEERWLAMLPRLRPLQAGLLSRGPRCLRRVSSHRLPTECAYGRAAYGLQGRYRRLSQRRRSSDAPRPAGPLTAGRPRLLAQSCAGPESTGHHSAALPDCLGPEPAHHAAPNGWSPRLLKAIAKSSLQHMVAQPNPALALRSDSERQIRNTVDWSETAVYGEHIWFETNVSGDFCYVGEQNCMAKMLQKPLSRRKCAACKIVVHTPCIEQLEKINFRCKPSFRESGSRNVREPIVVRHHWVHRRRQEGKCRQCGKGFQQKFAFHSKEIVAISCSWCKQAYHSKVSCFMLQHIEEPCSLGAHAAVVVPPTWILRVRRPQNPLKSSKKKKRTSFKRKSSKKGAEEGRWKPFVIKPMPAPLMKPLLVFVNPKSGGNQGAKIIQSFMWYLNPRQVFDLSQGGPKEALELYRKVHNLRILACGGDGTVGWILSILDELHLNPPPPVAILPLGTGNDLARTLNWGGGYTDEPLSKILSHVEDGNIVQLDRWNLHVEPNPDANPEEKDEVATDKLPLDVFNNYFSLGFDARVTLEFHESREANPEKFNSRFRNKMFYAGTAFSDFLAGSSKDLAKHVKLVCDGTDLTSKIQDLKPQCLVFLNIPRYCAGTMPWGNPGEHHDFEPQRHDDGCIEVIGFTMTSLAALQVGGHGERLCQCRQVVLTTAKAIPMQVDGEPCKLAASNIHISLRNQANMVQKTKRRNSMPLLNDQQPVPERLRIRVSRISMHDYEALHYDKEKLKEASVPLGIIVVPGDSDLELCRTQIERLQEDFPPQPSALERLLLQEGDGAKPKTLSSQKLSPKWCFLDSTTADRFYRIDRAQEHLNYVTEISQDELYVLDPELVITQTVGTSPAMPDLVDSSATPTGHLFAFPSSSSTSPSSPAPSAEPAHCLSHKDDPLIEAAKSSNFCKFQELHRAGRDLMVRDSSGQTVLHHAVKSGSKDIVKYIIENAPSEILDATEEENGETSLHQAAALRQRTICHYIVEAGASLMKTDLQGDTPKHRAEKANDPDLAAYLENRQHYQMIQREDQETAV